The proteins below are encoded in one region of Paracoccus methylovorus:
- a CDS encoding cell wall hydrolase gives MERAIFFEANRSSRAGMVAVGTVVMNRVESDQFPDTVCGVVGQKGQFAPGVLTRPMASKALPDVREAAIAVLRGERQNQIENAMFFHTSGYTFPYNNMHYVLVAGGNAFYEKRKSALVTQRVPPLPIERSGSR, from the coding sequence ATGGAACGGGCGATCTTTTTCGAGGCCAACAGGTCGAGCCGGGCCGGCATGGTGGCGGTCGGCACCGTTGTCATGAACCGGGTCGAGTCGGATCAGTTTCCCGATACGGTGTGCGGGGTTGTGGGACAGAAAGGCCAGTTTGCGCCCGGTGTGCTGACGCGCCCCATGGCTTCGAAAGCTTTGCCGGATGTGAGAGAGGCCGCGATTGCGGTTCTTCGTGGCGAACGGCAAAACCAGATTGAAAATGCCATGTTTTTCCATACCAGCGGTTATACGTTCCCCTATAATAACATGCATTATGTCCTCGTCGCGGGTGGAAATGCTTTCTACGAAAAGCGCAAAAGCGCTTTGGTGACGCAACGGGTTCCACCATTGCCGATTGAACGCAGCGGCAGTCGTTAA
- a CDS encoding YgiW/YdeI family stress tolerance OB fold protein gives MKKVAIAFAISAALAGTPAVAQFVGPSSTTVTTVAEAAQARWDTPAVLTGNIIGHQREDYYIFKDHTGTMTAEIERRVFRGKTIGPDTNVRLTGEVDRGIRGRYIDVHRLDVLD, from the coding sequence ATGAAGAAGGTTGCAATTGCCTTCGCAATATCGGCGGCATTGGCGGGAACGCCAGCGGTTGCCCAGTTCGTTGGCCCCAGTTCCACGACAGTGACCACGGTTGCCGAAGCCGCACAGGCGCGCTGGGATACCCCGGCCGTATTGACTGGGAATATTATCGGCCATCAGCGCGAGGATTATTATATCTTCAAGGATCACACCGGCACGATGACCGCCGAAATCGAACGCCGAGTATTCCGTGGCAAGACAATAGGTCCCGATACCAATGTTCGCCTGACGGGCGAGGTCGATCGCGGAATCAGAGGTCGCTATATAGATGTCCACCGTCTGGATGTTCTAGACTAG
- a CDS encoding HU family DNA-binding protein, with the protein MTRSGGKAQRDSFVEPEPAKVLQKRQLLAQVARRTGLRNTEVKTVVEATLAELGEAIAAGMTLALPPLGRARISRRNDRTGGEIITLRLRRRIAGEA; encoded by the coding sequence ATGACACGATCAGGAGGAAAAGCGCAAAGAGACAGCTTTGTCGAGCCGGAGCCGGCAAAAGTTTTGCAAAAACGCCAGCTTCTGGCGCAGGTCGCCCGACGAACTGGCTTGCGCAACACCGAGGTCAAGACGGTCGTCGAGGCCACGCTGGCCGAATTGGGCGAAGCGATTGCCGCAGGCATGACGCTGGCATTACCGCCACTTGGACGCGCACGGATCAGTCGCCGCAACGACAGGACGGGCGGCGAGATCATTACCCTGCGCCTGCGCCGCCGTATCGCCGGCGAGGCATGA
- the lon gene encoding endopeptidase La, translated as MNEFAQTTHPVLPLRDIVVFPHMIVPLFVGREKSVRALEAVMEQDRPILLAAQKDAAVDEPAAEGIFRTGVLANVLQLLKLPDGTVKVLVEGRERVQITDFVPNEAYFEARCEALTEEAGDEDTVTALTRAVAEEFERYVKVRKNIPEEVVSAVAEAGEPARLADLVSGHLGIALDKKQELLETLVTAERLEKVYGLMQGEMSVLQVEKKIKSRVKTQMEKTQREYYLNEQMKAIQRELGDGEDGSNEITELEEKIEQTKFSKEAREKADAELKKLKSMSPMSAEATVSRNYLDWLLSLPWGVKSRIRKDLGKAEEVLDADHYGLEKVKERIVEYLAVQNRSAKLKGPILCLVGPPGVGKTSLGRSVAKATGREFIRISLGGVRDESEIRGHRRTYIGSMPGKIIQALKKAKTTNPLILLDEIDKMGQDFRGDPASAMLEVLDPEQNATFVDHYLEVEYDLSNVMFVTTANSYNMPGPLLDRMEIIPLAGYTEDEKHEIARQHLLPKQIKANGLRKGEFSVTDEALTHVIRYYTREAGVRSLEREIAKLARKAVTEILKGKVKSVEVTSEKAEEYLGVRRHRYGLAEKDDQVGVVTGLAWTQVGGDLLQIEALKLPGKGRMKTTGKLGDVMKESIDAASSFVRSISPDIGVKPPKFETVDIHVHVPEGATPKDGPSAGIAMVTSIVSVLTQIPVRKDVAMTGEVTLRGNVLAIGGLKEKLLAALRGGIKTVMIPADNEKDLAEIPANVKEGLKIIPVSNVREVLQHALVRMPEPIEWDEAAEEAAEASRLAATRDQGSGGAAVAH; from the coding sequence ATGAACGAATTCGCCCAAACCACTCATCCGGTCCTGCCTTTGCGGGATATCGTGGTGTTCCCGCATATGATCGTGCCGCTGTTCGTCGGGCGTGAAAAATCGGTGCGGGCGCTCGAGGCCGTGATGGAACAGGACCGTCCGATTCTTCTGGCTGCCCAGAAGGATGCCGCGGTCGACGAGCCTGCCGCCGAGGGGATTTTCCGGACCGGCGTTCTGGCAAATGTGTTGCAACTGCTGAAGCTTCCCGATGGGACCGTCAAGGTGCTCGTCGAAGGGCGCGAACGTGTGCAGATCACCGATTTTGTGCCGAACGAAGCCTATTTCGAAGCCCGTTGCGAGGCTCTGACCGAAGAGGCGGGGGACGAGGATACGGTGACCGCACTGACCCGCGCCGTCGCCGAGGAATTCGAACGTTACGTCAAGGTTCGCAAGAACATTCCCGAAGAAGTCGTCTCGGCCGTTGCCGAGGCCGGAGAGCCCGCGCGTCTGGCCGATCTGGTCAGCGGCCATCTGGGCATTGCGCTGGACAAGAAGCAGGAACTGCTTGAAACGCTGGTGACCGCCGAGCGCCTGGAAAAGGTCTATGGCCTGATGCAGGGCGAGATGTCGGTTCTGCAGGTCGAGAAAAAGATCAAGTCCCGCGTCAAGACGCAGATGGAGAAAACCCAGCGCGAATACTATCTGAATGAGCAGATGAAGGCCATTCAGCGCGAGCTGGGCGACGGCGAGGACGGCTCGAACGAAATCACCGAGCTGGAAGAAAAGATCGAGCAGACCAAGTTCAGCAAGGAAGCCCGTGAAAAGGCCGATGCCGAACTCAAGAAGCTGAAGTCGATGTCGCCGATGTCGGCCGAAGCCACGGTCAGCCGCAACTACCTCGACTGGCTGTTGTCCCTGCCCTGGGGTGTCAAGTCGCGTATCCGCAAGGATCTCGGCAAGGCCGAAGAGGTGCTGGACGCCGATCACTACGGTCTGGAAAAGGTCAAGGAACGGATCGTCGAATATCTGGCAGTGCAGAACCGCTCCGCCAAGCTGAAAGGTCCGATCCTGTGCCTCGTCGGCCCTCCGGGTGTCGGCAAAACCTCGCTGGGACGCAGCGTGGCCAAGGCCACCGGGCGCGAATTCATCCGCATCAGCCTTGGCGGCGTGCGCGACGAATCCGAAATCCGCGGCCACCGCCGGACCTATATCGGCTCGATGCCCGGCAAGATCATTCAGGCGCTGAAAAAGGCCAAGACCACGAATCCGCTTATCCTGCTCGACGAGATCGACAAGATGGGCCAGGATTTCCGCGGCGATCCGGCCTCGGCCATGCTCGAGGTGCTGGACCCCGAACAGAACGCGACTTTCGTGGACCACTATCTGGAGGTGGAATACGACCTGTCGAACGTGATGTTCGTGACCACGGCCAACAGCTACAACATGCCGGGCCCGCTGCTTGACCGGATGGAGATCATCCCTCTGGCTGGCTATACCGAGGACGAGAAGCACGAGATCGCGCGCCAGCACCTGCTGCCCAAGCAGATCAAGGCGAATGGGCTGCGCAAAGGCGAATTCTCGGTGACGGACGAGGCGCTGACCCATGTGATCCGCTATTACACCCGCGAGGCGGGCGTGCGGTCGCTGGAACGTGAGATCGCGAAACTGGCCCGCAAGGCGGTGACCGAGATTCTCAAGGGCAAGGTCAAAAGCGTCGAGGTTACCTCGGAAAAGGCCGAGGAGTATCTGGGCGTGCGTCGTCATCGTTATGGTCTGGCCGAAAAGGACGATCAGGTCGGCGTGGTCACTGGTCTTGCCTGGACGCAGGTCGGCGGCGATCTGTTGCAGATCGAAGCACTGAAGCTGCCCGGCAAAGGCCGGATGAAGACGACCGGCAAACTGGGCGACGTGATGAAGGAATCGATCGACGCCGCATCCTCCTTTGTCCGCTCGATCAGCCCGGATATCGGGGTGAAACCGCCGAAATTCGAGACGGTGGATATCCACGTCCACGTTCCCGAAGGCGCGACGCCCAAGGACGGACCTTCGGCGGGCATCGCCATGGTGACCTCGATCGTCTCGGTGCTGACTCAGATTCCGGTCCGCAAGGACGTCGCCATGACCGGCGAGGTCACCTTGCGCGGTAACGTGCTGGCTATCGGCGGGCTCAAGGAAAAGCTGCTGGCGGCCCTGCGTGGCGGGATCAAGACGGTGATGATCCCGGCCGATAACGAAAAGGACCTGGCCGAGATCCCGGCCAATGTTAAGGAAGGGCTGAAGATCATCCCCGTCAGCAACGTGCGCGAAGTATTGCAGCACGCGCTGGTGCGGATGCCCGAGCCCATCGAATGGGACGAAGCCGCAGAAGAGGCGGCCGAGGCCAGCCGGCTTGCCGCGACCCGCGATCAGGGAAGTGGCGGTGCGGCAGTCGCCCACTAA
- a CDS encoding CsbD family protein, translating to MNWDIIEGKWNQLKGSVREKWGDLTDDELTEVAGKKDKLAGKLQEKYGWTKEHADEQINSFFEDKG from the coding sequence ATGAACTGGGATATTATTGAAGGCAAGTGGAATCAGCTCAAGGGTAGCGTCAGAGAGAAGTGGGGCGACCTTACGGATGACGAACTGACCGAGGTTGCGGGCAAAAAGGACAAGCTTGCCGGCAAGCTGCAGGAAAAATACGGCTGGACCAAGGAACATGCCGACGAGCAGATCAATTCCTTCTTCGAAGACAAGGGCTGA
- the ileS gene encoding isoleucine--tRNA ligase, which translates to MSETTTEAQAAPDYRDTVFLPQTDFPMRAGLPQREPEWLARWERIGIYDRLRERAAGRTPFILHDGPPYANGNLHIGHALNKTIKDIIVRSHQMMGRDARYVPGWDCHGLPIEWKIEEKYRKEGKDKDAVEVVEFRQECRRFAEAWVDIQREEFKRLGITGKWDDPYLTMDYHAEAVIAAEFMKLLMNGALYQGSKPVMWSPVEKTALAEAEVEYHDHTSHTIWVRFPVAASQGIWATEKPASVVIWTTTPWTIPQNRAVAYNPAIAYGLYRVGAVTENATAKSGELLVLADPLAETVRQAAKIEDWERVHDVTATDLEGLVLSHPLRGVEGAAGEWDYDVPMLPGEHVTEDAGTGFVHTAPSHGDDDYQLGLKYKLPMTYNVEPDGSYRTDLPLFGGQAIIGPDGKEGPANVSVIKQLAWKGALLAKGKVKHSYPHSWRSKAPLIYRNTPQWFAAIDHGLTDGMGEYGDTIRARALTSIDKLVKWWPQSGRNRIHSMVENRPDWVLSRQRAWGVPLTCFVKKGARPNNPDFLLRDQRVNDRIIAAFEGDGADSWYRAGFKAEVLAGIVEPGDYEQVMDVLDVWFDSGSTHAFVLRDRADGAPDGIADVYLEGTDQHRGWFQSSLLQACATKGRAPYRNVVTHGFTLDEKGMKMSKSLGNTIVPAEVIKQYGADILRLWVAQTDYTADQRIGPEILKGTADSYRRLRNTLRFILGNLAGFTEAERVDADQMPELEQWVLHRVAQIDQQLRNGYDSFDFQGVFQTVFQFATVDLSAFYFDIRKDALYCDQPDAMRRRAARTVLDLLFHRLVTWLAPILPFTMEDVWLSRFPSEDDSVHLHDFPVTPAEWLNEPLAQKWDTIRRIRRVVTAALEIKRTDKVIGASLEAAPVVHVEDCDELKALKSVDFADICITSDLSLTADPAPGEAFRLSDVPGIGVVFEEAEGEKCLRCWKILPDVGSHKHAGTCARCDAALSER; encoded by the coding sequence ATGAGCGAAACGACCACCGAAGCCCAAGCCGCGCCCGATTACCGCGATACCGTATTCCTGCCCCAGACCGATTTCCCGATGCGCGCCGGACTGCCGCAGCGCGAGCCGGAATGGCTGGCCCGTTGGGAGCGCATCGGCATCTACGACCGCCTGCGCGAGCGTGCCGCGGGCCGGACACCTTTCATCCTGCATGACGGCCCCCCCTATGCGAACGGCAACCTGCATATCGGTCATGCCCTGAACAAGACCATCAAGGACATCATCGTGCGCAGCCACCAGATGATGGGCCGCGATGCGCGCTATGTGCCGGGATGGGATTGCCACGGCCTGCCGATCGAATGGAAGATCGAGGAAAAATACCGCAAGGAAGGCAAGGACAAGGATGCGGTCGAGGTGGTCGAGTTCCGCCAGGAATGCCGCCGCTTTGCCGAGGCCTGGGTCGATATCCAGCGCGAAGAGTTCAAGCGGCTGGGTATCACCGGCAAATGGGACGATCCCTATCTGACCATGGATTATCACGCCGAGGCGGTGATCGCCGCCGAATTCATGAAGCTGCTCATGAACGGCGCGCTTTATCAGGGGTCCAAGCCGGTGATGTGGTCTCCGGTCGAGAAGACCGCGCTGGCCGAGGCCGAGGTGGAATATCACGACCATACCAGCCACACCATCTGGGTGCGGTTCCCGGTGGCCGCGTCGCAGGGTATTTGGGCAACGGAGAAACCCGCAAGCGTGGTGATCTGGACCACCACCCCATGGACCATCCCGCAAAACCGCGCGGTGGCCTATAATCCGGCGATTGCCTACGGTCTTTATCGCGTGGGCGCCGTGACCGAGAACGCGACCGCCAAAAGCGGCGAGTTGCTGGTGCTGGCCGATCCGCTGGCTGAAACCGTGCGGCAGGCCGCGAAAATCGAGGATTGGGAGCGGGTCCACGATGTGACGGCGACCGATCTGGAGGGGCTGGTGTTATCGCATCCGCTGCGCGGGGTCGAGGGTGCCGCGGGCGAGTGGGATTACGATGTGCCCATGCTGCCGGGCGAGCATGTGACCGAAGATGCGGGCACCGGCTTCGTGCATACCGCCCCCAGCCATGGCGACGACGACTATCAGCTGGGGCTGAAGTACAAACTGCCGATGACCTATAACGTCGAGCCGGATGGATCGTATCGCACCGACCTGCCGCTGTTTGGCGGTCAGGCGATCATCGGTCCGGATGGCAAGGAAGGCCCGGCCAATGTCAGCGTCATCAAGCAGCTTGCCTGGAAGGGCGCATTGCTGGCCAAGGGCAAGGTCAAGCACTCCTATCCGCATAGCTGGCGTTCCAAGGCGCCGTTGATCTATCGTAACACCCCGCAGTGGTTCGCCGCCATCGACCACGGGCTGACCGACGGCATGGGCGAATATGGCGACACCATCCGCGCGCGCGCCCTGACCAGCATCGACAAACTGGTGAAATGGTGGCCGCAATCGGGCCGCAACCGCATCCATTCCATGGTCGAGAACCGGCCCGATTGGGTGCTGTCGCGCCAACGCGCCTGGGGGGTGCCGCTGACCTGCTTTGTGAAGAAGGGGGCCAGGCCTAACAACCCGGACTTTCTGCTGCGCGACCAGCGCGTCAATGACCGTATCATTGCAGCTTTCGAGGGTGACGGTGCCGACAGCTGGTATCGCGCGGGGTTCAAGGCCGAGGTTCTGGCGGGCATTGTCGAGCCCGGTGATTACGAGCAGGTCATGGACGTGCTGGACGTCTGGTTCGATTCCGGTTCGACCCATGCCTTCGTGCTGCGCGACCGCGCCGACGGGGCGCCGGACGGGATCGCCGACGTCTATCTGGAGGGCACCGACCAGCATCGGGGCTGGTTCCAGTCCTCGCTGCTGCAAGCCTGCGCGACCAAGGGCCGGGCGCCCTATCGCAACGTGGTGACACATGGCTTCACGCTGGACGAGAAGGGCATGAAAATGTCTAAATCGCTTGGCAATACCATTGTTCCGGCAGAGGTCATCAAGCAATACGGCGCCGATATTCTGCGGCTTTGGGTGGCGCAGACCGATTATACCGCCGACCAGCGTATCGGACCGGAAATCCTGAAAGGCACCGCCGACAGCTATCGCCGGCTGCGCAACACGCTGCGCTTTATCTTGGGCAACCTTGCCGGCTTTACCGAGGCCGAACGCGTCGACGCGGACCAGATGCCGGAACTGGAACAATGGGTGCTGCACCGTGTGGCGCAGATCGACCAGCAGTTGCGTAACGGCTATGACAGTTTCGACTTCCAAGGTGTGTTCCAGACCGTATTCCAGTTCGCCACCGTGGACCTATCGGCCTTTTATTTCGACATTCGCAAGGATGCGCTTTATTGCGACCAACCGGATGCGATGCGGCGGCGCGCGGCGCGGACAGTTCTGGACCTGCTGTTCCATCGGCTGGTGACTTGGCTGGCGCCGATCCTGCCCTTCACCATGGAGGATGTCTGGCTGAGCCGCTTCCCCTCGGAAGACGATTCGGTGCATCTGCATGATTTCCCGGTCACCCCGGCCGAGTGGCTCAACGAGCCGCTGGCGCAGAAATGGGACACGATCCGCCGTATCCGCCGCGTCGTCACCGCAGCGCTGGAGATCAAACGCACGGATAAGGTGATCGGCGCCAGTCTTGAAGCCGCTCCGGTGGTGCATGTCGAGGATTGTGACGAACTCAAGGCGCTGAAGTCGGTGGATTTCGCCGATATCTGCATCACCTCGGACCTGAGCCTGACGGCCGATCCCGCGCCAGGCGAAGCGTTCCGGCTTTCGGATGTGCCGGGCATCGGCGTGGTGTTCGAAGAGGCGGAGGGCGAGAAATGCCTGCGTTGCTGGAAGATCCTGCCCGATGTCGGCAGCCATAAGCACGCCGGCACTTGCGCACGTTGCGACGCGGCGCTGAGCGAACGGTAA
- a CDS encoding FAD-dependent oxidoreductase produces the protein MSYRIAIAGAGIGGLAAAALLAREGHDITLFERFSAPRPLGSGLVIQPVGLAVLDLIGAGEDARRLSSPIARMLGHEVRGRKALDVSYPASAPGRGIHRATLFGLLWDRVAALGVPAVTSAEIAAAPPDGTGRRLSLVDGRDFGPFDLIVDASGAGSRLSPLRARPLGYGAIWGTVPWPGTEFPRNELRQRYRAASRMAGVLPIGCLPGDSSPLAAVFWSMPLAELNRWPQTPVTDWHTAVAGFWPQIAPFLETIRDNAQMTQARYSHGTLRRPWTPGLVHIGDAAHRASPQLGQGANMALLDALALARALRQPLEDALPDYAAMRRWHVRIYQTMSAVFTPMYQSGNYGLPWLRDMILAPLSTLPLLRPGLTHLVAGTMIAPLSGTRDP, from the coding sequence ATGAGCTACAGGATCGCCATAGCCGGCGCCGGGATCGGCGGTCTGGCCGCCGCTGCGCTGCTTGCCCGCGAGGGCCATGACATCACCCTGTTCGAGCGTTTCTCCGCCCCGCGCCCATTAGGTTCCGGCCTGGTGATCCAGCCGGTCGGACTGGCCGTTCTGGACCTGATCGGGGCCGGAGAGGACGCGCGTCGTCTCTCCAGTCCCATTGCCCGGATGCTGGGGCACGAGGTGCGGGGTCGCAAGGCGCTTGATGTGTCCTATCCCGCGAGTGCTCCGGGCCGGGGGATCCATCGCGCGACACTGTTCGGTTTGCTTTGGGACCGCGTCGCGGCGCTAGGTGTGCCGGCGGTGACCTCGGCGGAAATCGCCGCAGCGCCGCCTGACGGGACGGGGCGTCGGCTAAGCCTCGTCGATGGGCGCGATTTCGGGCCTTTCGATCTGATCGTCGATGCCAGCGGCGCGGGCTCGCGACTGTCGCCCCTGCGGGCCCGGCCGTTGGGTTATGGCGCGATCTGGGGGACGGTGCCTTGGCCGGGGACAGAGTTCCCGCGCAATGAATTGCGCCAGCGGTACCGTGCCGCCAGCCGCATGGCGGGCGTTCTGCCCATCGGCTGCCTGCCCGGCGATTCGTCCCCGCTTGCCGCGGTTTTCTGGTCCATGCCGCTGGCCGAACTGAACCGCTGGCCGCAGACACCGGTGACGGATTGGCATACGGCAGTCGCCGGTTTTTGGCCGCAGATCGCGCCGTTTCTGGAAACCATCCGCGACAATGCGCAAATGACTCAGGCCCGCTACAGCCACGGGACACTGCGCCGGCCGTGGACGCCGGGTCTTGTCCATATCGGCGATGCCGCCCATCGCGCCAGTCCGCAACTCGGGCAAGGGGCGAACATGGCACTGCTGGACGCGCTGGCTCTGGCCCGCGCATTGCGCCAGCCGCTTGAGGATGCCTTGCCCGATTACGCCGCCATGCGCCGCTGGCATGTCCGTATCTATCAAACGATGAGCGCGGTTTTCACACCGATGTATCAATCGGGCAATTACGGCCTGCCCTGGCTGCGGGACATGATTTTGGCCCCGCTCTCCACCCTGCCGCTGCTGCGTCCGGGGCTGACGCATCTGGTGGCCGGCACGATGATTGCGCCGCTTTCCGGAACGCGCGATCCCTGA
- a CDS encoding group III truncated hemoglobin codes for MILPRFDVTSEQIDRVVAVFYAAIRRHEVLGPIFAGHVADWPEHEAKIARFWRNAILYERAYDGNPMQVHMRAGDVKADHFAPWLMLFDETLRRSLPAETAKAWSELAHRIGAGLRMGVEDLRERRPGPPVLR; via the coding sequence ATGATTCTGCCTCGCTTTGATGTCACCTCCGAACAGATCGACCGCGTGGTCGCGGTCTTTTATGCCGCGATCCGCCGACACGAGGTGTTGGGACCGATCTTTGCCGGTCATGTCGCTGACTGGCCAGAGCACGAGGCCAAGATCGCCCGCTTCTGGCGCAATGCCATCCTTTACGAGCGCGCCTATGACGGCAACCCCATGCAGGTCCACATGCGCGCGGGCGATGTAAAGGCCGATCATTTCGCCCCTTGGCTCATGCTTTTTGACGAAACATTGCGCCGTAGCCTGCCGGCAGAGACGGCCAAGGCTTGGTCGGAACTGGCCCATCGTATCGGTGCAGGGTTGCGCATGGGGGTCGAGGATCTGCGCGAGCGCCGCCCCGGCCCGCCGGTCTTGCGCTAA
- a CDS encoding VOC family protein: MKIDYLEFTSPDLPATKAFFADAFGWNFNDYGPEYQEIADGGLSGGIAAGPLSPPLVILKAEDLAAALTRVTDAGGQITKPIFSFPGGRRFHFREPGGSEMAVWSER, encoded by the coding sequence ATGAAGATCGACTATCTCGAATTCACCTCGCCCGATCTGCCGGCCACAAAAGCTTTCTTTGCCGACGCCTTTGGCTGGAACTTCAACGATTACGGCCCTGAGTATCAAGAGATCGCGGATGGCGGCCTTTCGGGGGGGATCGCTGCCGGTCCGCTGTCCCCGCCGCTGGTGATCCTGAAGGCCGAGGATCTGGCGGCTGCACTGACCCGCGTGACCGACGCTGGCGGGCAGATCACCAAACCCATCTTCAGCTTTCCCGGTGGTCGCCGCTTTCACTTCCGCGAACCGGGCGGCTCTGAAATGGCGGTCTGGTCCGAGCGCTGA
- a CDS encoding trimeric intracellular cation channel family protein, translating to MSFETLVPFLDYTSVLIFALTGALVASRAQLDLVGFIFFATLTGIGGGTLRDLALGRAPVFWIGRPELLLLTTVAAIVVFFTAHLLESRYRAILWLDAFALAVAVPAGVGIALEAGVSPVVTVLMGVMTGTFGGLMRDVVGNEVPLVLKQGELYVTAAFGGAVAALLLMALGSGRGWALIGCAAAVLLLRAGGIGLGWRLPVYKARPPRN from the coding sequence ATGAGCTTCGAAACGCTGGTCCCCTTTCTGGACTATACAAGCGTGCTGATCTTTGCGCTGACCGGGGCTTTGGTTGCCAGCCGCGCTCAGCTTGATCTGGTCGGATTCATATTCTTCGCCACGCTGACCGGGATCGGCGGCGGCACCCTCCGCGACCTGGCCCTTGGCCGGGCCCCGGTGTTCTGGATCGGACGGCCTGAACTGCTGCTGCTGACTACCGTGGCTGCGATCGTGGTCTTTTTCACCGCACATCTGCTGGAGAGCCGCTATCGCGCGATCCTGTGGCTGGATGCCTTTGCATTGGCGGTCGCGGTGCCTGCCGGGGTTGGCATCGCGCTGGAAGCTGGGGTCAGCCCGGTGGTCACGGTGCTGATGGGGGTGATGACCGGAACTTTCGGCGGGCTCATGCGCGACGTGGTGGGCAATGAGGTGCCGCTTGTGCTGAAACAGGGCGAGCTTTACGTCACCGCCGCCTTTGGCGGGGCGGTTGCGGCGCTGTTGCTGATGGCCCTTGGTTCGGGGCGCGGCTGGGCGTTGATCGGTTGCGCGGCGGCAGTGCTGCTGCTGCGGGCGGGTGGCATCGGACTGGGTTGGCGGCTGCCGGTCTATAAGGCGCGGCCGCCGCGAAACTAG
- the rnhA gene encoding ribonuclease HI, giving the protein MTVLFAWTDGACSGNPGPGGWGVLMRAMEGGKVLKERELSGGEADTTNNRMELMAAISALEALTRPSEITVTTDSAYVKNGVTQWIHGWKRNGWRTADRKPVKNSDLWQRLDTAQSRHNVNWEWIKGHAGHPENERADELARAGMAPFKPAKVSG; this is encoded by the coding sequence ATGACGGTCCTGTTTGCCTGGACCGACGGAGCCTGCAGCGGCAACCCGGGCCCAGGGGGCTGGGGGGTGCTGATGCGCGCCATGGAAGGCGGCAAGGTGCTGAAGGAACGCGAATTGTCTGGGGGCGAGGCCGACACCACTAACAACCGCATGGAATTGATGGCCGCAATCTCGGCCTTGGAGGCGCTGACCCGGCCGAGCGAGATCACCGTGACCACCGACAGTGCCTATGTGAAGAACGGCGTCACGCAATGGATCCACGGCTGGAAGCGCAACGGCTGGCGCACCGCCGACCGCAAGCCGGTGAAAAATTCGGATCTGTGGCAGCGGCTGGACACGGCCCAGTCCCGACACAATGTGAACTGGGAGTGGATCAAGGGCCACGCCGGCCATCCCGAGAATGAGCGCGCGGATGAGTTGGCGCGCGCGGGCATGGCACCTTTCAAGCCGGCAAAGGTTTCGGGATGA
- a CDS encoding glutathione S-transferase family protein: MKLWSMPSSGNSYKVRLLLALLGRDCEIVDVEDSSAALVSAKAAGRLPFGKAPVLELDDGRLLPESNAILCWLGEGTHFVPEDEFARASMLSWMFWEQNQHEGVIAVRAALQSYPARRHLATPERMAELLERGHALLQVMEDRLAVHEWLAGDAASLCDICLYGYTHSAGSKGGFEMGRFPAIGRWLDRIAALPGYRGLDA, encoded by the coding sequence ATGAAGCTCTGGTCGATGCCGTCCTCGGGCAACAGTTACAAGGTGCGGCTGCTGCTGGCGCTTTTGGGCCGCGATTGCGAGATTGTCGATGTCGAGGATTCCTCTGCGGCGCTGGTTTCCGCCAAGGCTGCGGGGCGTCTGCCCTTTGGCAAGGCGCCGGTGCTGGAGTTGGATGACGGGCGGCTTTTGCCCGAATCGAACGCCATTCTGTGTTGGCTGGGCGAAGGCACGCACTTTGTTCCGGAGGATGAATTCGCCCGCGCCTCGATGCTGAGCTGGATGTTCTGGGAGCAGAACCAGCATGAGGGGGTGATCGCCGTGCGCGCGGCGCTGCAATCCTATCCCGCACGCCGGCATCTGGCGACGCCCGAGCGGATGGCCGAGTTGCTGGAGCGCGGTCATGCGCTATTGCAGGTGATGGAGGACCGGTTGGCCGTCCATGAGTGGCTGGCGGGCGATGCGGCAAGCCTTTGCGATATATGTCTTTATGGCTACACCCATAGCGCTGGCAGCAAGGGCGGGTTCGAGATGGGGCGCTTTCCCGCTATCGGTCGCTGGCTCGACCGGATCGCTGCGCTGCCCGGCTATAGGGGGCTGGACGCATGA